Proteins from one Sphaeramia orbicularis chromosome 17, fSphaOr1.1, whole genome shotgun sequence genomic window:
- the tmem70 gene encoding transmembrane protein 70, mitochondrial isoform X1, whose product MFLVNVRVVRHCVGFQSLRSLHVTAVGCGAPVSACCVRGAGLKQLHGARRSWININNKQMQSCCPPTRCLSTSSHSEDGDLIYTGSLGTAVRGVKFFSYSTSGASLVLVPQILMKTGLGVQSFALQAAFCGVVGFFTFLTPVLLHLFTKGYVVRLYHNPDRDTYTAVTYNVFLAEKRTVFHQKQVRIPQVTKMFTTFYADKMGLLVNPDLFSIPQDFNHLMGYDKPFSFHTEVDPADKS is encoded by the exons ATGTTTCTAGTAAATGTTCGTGTTGTCCGACATTGCGTAGGCTTTCAGTCGTTGAGGAGCCTCCATGTCACGGCCGTGGGGTGTGGAGCACCGGTGTCCGCGTGTTGTGTCAGAGGAGCGGGTTTAAAGCAGCTGCACGGAGCCAGAAGGTCGTGGATCAACATTAATAACAAG CAGATGCAGTCCTGCTGTCCACCCACTCGCTGTCTGTCCACATCGTCCCACTCTGAAGACGGGGACCTCATTTACACAGGCAGCCTGGGGACTGCAGTACGCG GGGTGAAGTTCTTCTCCTACTCCACCAGCGGGGCCAGCCTCGTCCTGGTACCCCAGATCCTAATGAAGACCGGCCTGGGCGTCCAAAGCTTCGCTCTTCAGGCAGCTTTCTGCGGGGTCGTCGGCTTCTTCACCTTCCTCACCCCCGTCCTCCTCCACCTGTTCACCAAAGGCTACGTGGTCCGCCTGTACCACAACCCGGACCGGGACACCTACACCGCCGTCACCTACAACGTCTTCCTGGCCGAGAAACGGACCGTGTTCCACCAGAAGCAGGTCCGCATCCCCCAGGTCACCAAGATGTTCACCACCTTCTACGCCGATAAGATGGGACTGCTGGTGAACCCGGACCTGTTCTCCATCCCCCAGGACTTCAACCACCTGATGGGCTACGACAAACCCTTCAGCTTCCACACAGAGGTGGACCCGGCCGACAAGAGCTGA
- the tmem70 gene encoding transmembrane protein 70, mitochondrial isoform X2: MFLVNVRVVRHCVGFQSLRSLHVTAVGCGAPVSACCVRGAGLKQLHGARRSWININNKMQSCCPPTRCLSTSSHSEDGDLIYTGSLGTAVRGVKFFSYSTSGASLVLVPQILMKTGLGVQSFALQAAFCGVVGFFTFLTPVLLHLFTKGYVVRLYHNPDRDTYTAVTYNVFLAEKRTVFHQKQVRIPQVTKMFTTFYADKMGLLVNPDLFSIPQDFNHLMGYDKPFSFHTEVDPADKS; this comes from the exons ATGTTTCTAGTAAATGTTCGTGTTGTCCGACATTGCGTAGGCTTTCAGTCGTTGAGGAGCCTCCATGTCACGGCCGTGGGGTGTGGAGCACCGGTGTCCGCGTGTTGTGTCAGAGGAGCGGGTTTAAAGCAGCTGCACGGAGCCAGAAGGTCGTGGATCAACATTAATAACAAG ATGCAGTCCTGCTGTCCACCCACTCGCTGTCTGTCCACATCGTCCCACTCTGAAGACGGGGACCTCATTTACACAGGCAGCCTGGGGACTGCAGTACGCG GGGTGAAGTTCTTCTCCTACTCCACCAGCGGGGCCAGCCTCGTCCTGGTACCCCAGATCCTAATGAAGACCGGCCTGGGCGTCCAAAGCTTCGCTCTTCAGGCAGCTTTCTGCGGGGTCGTCGGCTTCTTCACCTTCCTCACCCCCGTCCTCCTCCACCTGTTCACCAAAGGCTACGTGGTCCGCCTGTACCACAACCCGGACCGGGACACCTACACCGCCGTCACCTACAACGTCTTCCTGGCCGAGAAACGGACCGTGTTCCACCAGAAGCAGGTCCGCATCCCCCAGGTCACCAAGATGTTCACCACCTTCTACGCCGATAAGATGGGACTGCTGGTGAACCCGGACCTGTTCTCCATCCCCCAGGACTTCAACCACCTGATGGGCTACGACAAACCCTTCAGCTTCCACACAGAGGTGGACCCGGCCGACAAGAGCTGA